A single region of the Pyricularia oryzae 70-15 chromosome 4, whole genome shotgun sequence genome encodes:
- a CDS encoding ATP-dependent DNA helicase recQ yields MPALERTNSCTDIDFTLRRQFKKSHFRKHQKEIILAALDRHDVYVQAATSFGKSLCFQLPAVIDQGITIVISPLLSLMMNQVKALRDSGVDARTLNSNTPQDEKEHIYLDLASGHPRTRLLYVTPELCSGDFFRKRLQLVHEQKELARIVVDEAHCISEWGHDFRKDYKRLSWFREAFPDVPVMCLTATANERVRRDVLATLGLVKTGNPSPARLKQFTTTAHRPNLHLEVRFTSDEANDRYSDFVQWLQDVYERRREDERRTELEGSNERVEAVSGIIYTISRSECESLAASLREDGIGARPFHAKLSKQTKESTLAKWITNDPGYDVIVATTAFGMGIDKDNVRFVVHWRLPKSFEGYYQEAGRAGRDGRASYCFLYYSREDRDRTYSMVTRDAHQNRSGDSGGNGGARLESLNRLVAYCEDTSGCRHATLCRYFGETIEPSCDFACDWHRDPQLLKDRKRRGLATEEYISTQRQEGRYDEYGDDYD; encoded by the exons ATGCCTGCTCTCGAAAGAACCAATTCATGTACAGACATTGATTTCACGCTCAGACGCCAGTTCAAAAAATCCCACTTCAG AAAACATCAGAAGGAAATAATATTGGCTGCCCTTGACAGGCACGATGTCTACGTACAAGCGGCCACATCCTTCGGGAAGAGCTTGTGCTTCCAGCTTCCTGCTGTGATTGACCAAGGCA TCACGATCGTCATCTCACCACTTCTCAGCCTCATG ATGAATCAAGTCAAGGCTCTTCGTGATTCTGGCGTGGATGCGCGGACTCTAAACAGTAACACACCGCAAGACGAGAAGGAGCATATCTACCTGGATCTTGCCTCGGGTCATCCTCGGACACGTCTTTTGTATGTGACTCCAGAGCTCTGCTCAGGAGACTTCTTCCGTAAGCGGCTTCAACTGGTTCACGAGCAAAAGGAGTTGGCACGCATCGTCGTTGATGAGGCCCATTGCATCTCGGAAT GGGGCCACGACTTTCGAAAAGACTACAAACGACTATCATGGTTCCGGGAAGCCTTTCCCGATGTCCCGGTCATGTGCCTCACTGCAACTGCCAACGAGCGAGTCCGCAGGGATGTTCTAGCCACGCTTGGTCTCGTCAAGACTGGCAACCCTAGCCCGGCCAGGTTGAAGCAGTTCACAACGACAGCCCACAGACCCAACCTCCACCTCGAGGTGCGCTTCACTAGCGATGAGGCGAACGACAGGTATTCAGACTTTGTACAGTGGCTTCAGGACGTCTACGAACGCAGGAGGGAAGACGAGCGCAGGACGGAGTTGGAGGGTAGCAACGAACGCGTTGAGGCCGTTTCGGGAATCATTTACACCATCAGTCGAAGTGAGTGCGAGTCCCTCGCGGCCTCACTGAGGGAGGATGGGATTGGCGCCCGGCCATTCCATGCCAAGCTTTCCAAGCAAACCAAAGAGAGCACACTGGCCAAGTGGATCACAAATGACCCCGGTTACGATGTCATCGTGGCGACTACTGCCTTCGGCATGGGAATCGACAAGGACAACGTCCGGTTCGTCGTCCATTGGCGCTTGCCCAAATCCTTTGAAGGCTACTATCAAGAGGCAGGACGTGCAGGGCGGGATGGCAGAGCGTCGTACTGTTTCCTCTACTACAGTCGGGAGGACCGGGATAGAACGTACAGCATGGTCACCCGGGACGCCCATCAAAATAGAAGCGGAGACAGTGGCGGTAATGGCGGTGCCCGCCTCGAAAGTCTAAATAGGTTGGTGGCATACTGCGAGGATACCAGCGGTTGTCGGCATGCGACATTGTGTCGATATTTTGGTGAAACAATAGAGCCGTCGTGTGACTTTGCCTGTGATTGGCATAGAGATCCGCAGCTGCTAAAGGACAGGAAGAGACGGGGGCTCGCGACTGAAGAGTACATAAGTACCCAGCGCCAGGAGGGGAGATATGACGAGTATGGTGACGATTATGATTAG